The Candidatus Deferrimicrobium borealis region CGGGGAGACGGGGAACTCCTAACGAAAAAGAGTCTGTCGCTGGAGGATGCCAAGAAGATTGCCGCCGGAGCGGCTGCTGAAGCCCGGAAGAACAAATGGAACTTGGACATTGCTGTCGTCGATGATGGAGGCCATCTGATCTACTTCGAGCGGACTGACGGGACACTGCTCGCAAGCGCGGATCTCGCGATCGGGAAGGCTCGAACCGCGGTGGCATTCCAACGGCCGACAAAAGCTCTCGAAGATGCCCTTAACAGCGGGCAATATGCGATCCTGTCCTACCCGAACGCCATACCCCTCGAGGGCGGTCTGCTGATTGTCGTGGACGGGAAGATCGTGGGTGGGATCGGTGTAAGCGGTCGCAAGCCCTCGGAGGACGCCCAAGTTGCCAAGGCGGGAGTCGACGCGTTCTCGAAGTAGTCGGACATTCCGCCTGTCTCGCGAAATAGGCTTGAGGAAGAATTAGGGCGGGAAATCTCCCGCCCTTTCCTTTCAGGAAGGCCTTGAAGGCCGTTATAGGTATTACGATCGTGCCGAAGGGGGTACTCGCCCCCCATGGGTTTCCCCACAACCACCTCAAGGCGCCGTTTGAACTTCCCTTGGTTTCATAGACACCTGATCGGGTAATTTGGGATAAGCGAACTGGAAGTTGTTTGCGCCGGGTTTGCGCCTTGCTGTCACTCCCTGTCTTAACCCGGCACTTCCTGTCTACTTGGGAGAGGGCCAAACCGGCTGAAAACGCTGGAATGACGGTGAGATACGGGAACGGGCTGATACGATCCGAAGTCAAGCGCTCTTTCCAGCTGAGCTAAGGGCGCGTTCGATAGGAAAGCTATCGTACTATAAAGGAAATTCAGCGTCAACAGCCTTCGGGAAGAACCCCATTTCCACCCCGAAACTGCCGATTGTTTGCACGGGGTTTGCAGTCTGTGCGGACTCCTCTCCTGCCGTGCACATTATCGTCCTGGAACGCGCGCCAGGTTTTCCGCCTGCACCATCATGACTGCGATTTGCTCCTGAGGGGGAACTCCAGCACCTCCAACTCATCTAATTTGCAAGGACAATAGGATTTGTCATAAAAAAACCTAACGACGAGGAGATTCACTTTCCCTAAAGTGAGTTCGTATCAAAAAAGAAAGGAGACAGTCATGAAACATACCGGAATACGATCAACCCTTGCGGTCCTAATGCTGCTTCTGGTCTTTCCTTTAGCTGCCAGCGCGCAGCTTATGATCATCGGCAACGACGAGAAATTCATCTGGGATGATGCCGGCGTGGTTCGATTCTTCCCCCCCGGGAAGGACACGGTGTCCATTGTAGACATCTCCGACCCGGGGTCGCCGAAGATCATCGCCAATCTACGGCAGGAGAACTCGATTATCGGCCCGCCGACTAACCTGGCCATCACCCCGGACGGACAGCTGGCGATCGTGGCGAACTCGATCCATCAGGTACCAGATGGAGCGGGATGGAAGGGAGTGCCCGACAACAAGCTCTACGTTATTGACCTCACGACGAGGCCCCCCAGCCACATCGCCACCGTCGAGGTGGGTAAGCAGCCCTCCGGCCTCGACATCAACCGGGCCGGCAACCTGGCGCTGGTGACCAACCGGGCGGACAACACCATCAGCGTGCTATCCCTCCATGGGAAAGACGTGAAGCTCATCGATACGGTGCCCATGGGCGATCTGGTGGC contains the following coding sequences:
- a CDS encoding heme-binding protein; amino-acid sequence: MSLEDAKKIAAGAAAEARKNKWNLDIAVVDDGGHLIYFERTDGTLLASADLAIGKARTAVAFQRPTKALEDALNSGQYAILSYPNAIPLEGGLLIVVDGKIVGGIGVSGRKPSEDAQVAKAGVDAFSK